In Centropristis striata isolate RG_2023a ecotype Rhode Island chromosome 5, C.striata_1.0, whole genome shotgun sequence, a single genomic region encodes these proteins:
- the ppp1r3da gene encoding protein phosphatase 1, regulatory subunit 3Da: protein MDSGWFIGNQRIPPSEEEASSSCSSVSRPCMTINLTEMLRADKPSAVKKPIPIRPPNPRVSAPRAKEFHCSLSCEPTPKPIIRQRSHSLPSATEEKKRCRNVGVRFVDSLGLDLENIKLFESGEDPLVPHHVAFRLLMGAELADGRHLEISLPYLKPVFAQQPGDQQGFLHRLYEQKVCLERVLCNELGVIGIAQVLNLGFEKDLIARYSFTEWKSCTETQATWVSTITKTWEGGGELSCDTFHFHLPVPPFLQPGAVLQFAIQYKVSGAEYWDNNNGENYKLVCHNYKLTVPKECEDSMVHFI, encoded by the coding sequence ATGGATAGTGGCTGGTTTATTGGAAATCAGAGGATTCCCCCTTCAGAGGAGGAGGCTTCCAGCTCTTGCAGCAGCGTCTCAAGACCCTGCATGACTATCAACCTGACTGAAATGCTTAGAGCTGACAAACCGAGTGCAGTGAAGAAGCCAATTCCAATCCGCCCCCCAAACCCCAGAGTTTCTGCACCCAGGGCGAAAGAGTTCCACTGCAGCCTCTCTTGTGAACCCACGCCTAAACCCATCATCCGACAGCGCTCACACTCTCTGCCTTCTGCCACAGAAGAGAAGAAACGATGTAGAAATGTTGGCGTACGGTTTGTTGACTCTTTGGGGCTCGACCTGGAGAACATCAAGCTTTTTGAATCTGGAGAGGATCCACTTGTACCACATCATGTTGCCTTCAGATTGTTGATGGGTGCTGAGTTGGCAGATGGAAGGCATCTGGAGATATCCCTGCCATACTTGAAGCCGGTTTTTGCTCAACAACCTGGCGACCAGCAAGGGTTCCTGCACCGCCTCTATGAGCAGAAAGTGTGCCTGGAGAGAGTCTTGTGTAATGAACTGGGTGTGATCGGAATTGCCCAGGTCCTCAATTTGGGCTTTGAGAAAGATCTTATCGCTCGCTATTCATTTACAGAGTGGAAGAGCTGCACAGAAACTCAGGCTACTTGGGTGTCCACCATCACCAAGACCTGGGAAGGAGGAGGGGAACTCAGTTGTGATACATTTCATTTCCACCTGCCTGTTCCTCCATTCCTTCAGCCAGGAGCAGTGTTACAGTTTGCCATTCAATACAAGGTCTCTGGTGCTGAATACTGGGACAATAATAATGGAGAGAATTATAAGTTAGTTTGCCATAATTACAAGCTCACTGTGCCCAAAGAGTGTGAGGATAGCATGGTGCACTTCATTTAG